In Pseudomonas sp. LRP2-20, the genomic window ACCCTATCGCTGAAGCCGAGCGCAAGTTCCACTGGCCGCTGGGCCGGCGCCCGGACGACCACCCTGGCCTGAGCGAGCTGGGGCTCTGATCAACCCACCGGCAAGCTGACCTTGACCTCCAGCCCACCGCCCGGCCGGTTGGCCAGGGTCACGCTGCCACCCTGCTCCAGCACGATCGCACGCACCGCTGGCAGGCCAAGCCCGACGCCGCCGGTGTCGCGATTGCGCGAACCTTCGATGCGGAAAAACGGCGCGAACACTCGCTCCTGCAATTGCGGCGCGATACCCGGGCCGCGATCCAGCACGCTGATTTCCAGGTGCTCGGCAGTAACCGCCAAGCGCATTTCAGGCGCCAGGCCATACTTGACCGCGTTATCGACCAAATTCACCAGCACCCGCTTGATACCCACCGGCCGCCCAACGTAAACGCAGCGCCGCGGTGCATCGAGGGCAACTTTGATGCCCGCGTCCTTGAAGTCTTCCACCACTGTCTGCAGCATCTCGGCCAGGTCGAACGCCGTGGTCTGCTCAAGCCGCGCATCGTCGCGAAAGAATTCCAGCGCGGCATCGACCATCGCCTGCATTTCGTCGACATCCTTGAACAGCTTGGCCTGCAGGTCGCCGTCCTCGATGAACTCGCCACGCAGGCGCATGCGTGTCAATGGCGCACGCAGGTCGTGGGAAATCGCCGCCAGCATCTGTGTGCGGTCGTTCACGAAGTGCCTGAGCTGCGCCTGGGTGGCATTGAAGGCAAGAATGGCCTGGCGCAGGTCATGGGGGCCGACCACCGGGATCGGCGGGGCATTGAAGTCCTTGCCGAAACGCCGCGCGCCCTCGGCGAATCCCTCAAGCGGGCGGGCCAGATAGCGAGCGGCAAACAGCGCGACCAGCAGGCTGGACGCTAGCATCAAGGCGAGGATGATCAGGTTGCGCGGCAGTTCGTCCAGGCCCCAGCTGCGGTCCGTGGCGCGGTACAGCACCCAGCTCTTGTCAGTCAGTTCGATCATCAGGGCATAGCCGCGCGCCGGTGCATATTCCGGCAGATCGGACGGTTCGAAGGTCTGGATCCGCGCGTCTGGCCGTTTCAGCAAGGCTCGCAGGGTGGCTGCGCCCTTGCGAAATTCGGCATCGACCAGCTCAGGCACACCGGCTTCGTCATGGCTGCGCAACCATTGCACGGTATAAGAACCATCACCCGCTGCGCTGGCGATGTTGGCCCGCTGCGTGACCGGCGCGGCATCCAGAATGCGGGTCACGGCGGCGACCTTCTCGATCAGCCCGCTTTCCAGCAACGGCGGCTGTGCCCACACGCTCAGCAACAGGCTGAACAGCATTTTGAGCAACAACAGGATGAGCATCGCCGTCAGGGTGGTCAGGGCTATCCAGCGAGCGATGGTGATCCGTGGCCGTGGCAGGGCCTTGCACAGCTTGGCAAACACGCTCATCGCCTGACCACGCTGGCCGTGAACAGGTAGCCGGCATTGCGCAACGTGCGGATCAGCGGTTCGGCGCCTGCGTCGCCCTCCAGCTTGCGCCGCAGCCGGCTGACTTGCACATCGATGCTGCGGTCATAGGCCTCGTAGGCTTCACCCCGGGCCAGGTCGAGCAATTGCTGGCGACTGAGCACCCGCCGCGGATGCTCGGCAAATACCAGCAACAGTTCGAATTCACCGTTGGACAGCGGGATCATCACCTGCTCTGGTGAGCGCAGCTCACGCCGCAGCACATCCAGTTGCCAGCCGGAAAACTCCAGCACTGTGCACGGGTTGGCGGCCACGCCTGCCGCCGCTTCACCGACCCGGCGCAATACAGCACGCACCCGCGCCAGCAGCTCGCGGGCGGCAAAGGGCTTGGTCAGGTAATCATCGGCGCCCAGTTCCAGGCCAACCACGCGATCGCTCAACTCGGCCATGGCGGTGAGCATG contains:
- a CDS encoding response regulator, which translates into the protein MSHLLIVDDDLEVLDLLQKFLRQHGYEVDVARDGKGLWQALERRVPDLVILDVMLPGDSGLVLCQRLRAEHKVAVIMLTAMAELSDRVVGLELGADDYLTKPFAARELLARVRAVLRRVGEAAAGVAANPCTVLEFSGWQLDVLRRELRSPEQVMIPLSNGEFELLLVFAEHPRRVLSRQQLLDLARGEAYEAYDRSIDVQVSRLRRKLEGDAGAEPLIRTLRNAGYLFTASVVRR
- a CDS encoding ATP-binding protein; protein product: MSVFAKLCKALPRPRITIARWIALTTLTAMLILLLLKMLFSLLLSVWAQPPLLESGLIEKVAAVTRILDAAPVTQRANIASAAGDGSYTVQWLRSHDEAGVPELVDAEFRKGAATLRALLKRPDARIQTFEPSDLPEYAPARGYALMIELTDKSWVLYRATDRSWGLDELPRNLIILALMLASSLLVALFAARYLARPLEGFAEGARRFGKDFNAPPIPVVGPHDLRQAILAFNATQAQLRHFVNDRTQMLAAISHDLRAPLTRMRLRGEFIEDGDLQAKLFKDVDEMQAMVDAALEFFRDDARLEQTTAFDLAEMLQTVVEDFKDAGIKVALDAPRRCVYVGRPVGIKRVLVNLVDNAVKYGLAPEMRLAVTAEHLEISVLDRGPGIAPQLQERVFAPFFRIEGSRNRDTGGVGLGLPAVRAIVLEQGGSVTLANRPGGGLEVKVSLPVG